A single window of Athene noctua chromosome 1, bAthNoc1.hap1.1, whole genome shotgun sequence DNA harbors:
- the LOC141963928 gene encoding fibrinogen-like protein 1 isoform X2, protein MSEMMPWLLLLLLLVSFGSPAPRFSEKDICLLDNNKLRQRLKQLQDLLYLYELQLKDILENTYHRTKSGLFSGNRSVQHEMLLPTTSGNLIVYDQDCSEVYNRKKTKNGYYRIRPRADREPFLAYCDMSDGGGWTVIQRRSNGKENFNRKWDDYKLGFGKFQGKNDEYWLGNDHIYDLLARGESSLKIDLMDWHGERRYAVYENFQLANEQDNYRLWFGTYSGNAGDALSGGSNFEDQWSASHRGMQFTTSDKDHDRFLAGNCASENKGGWWFNSFQDFIG, encoded by the exons ATGAGTGAGATGATGCCCTggttgctgctgctccttctcctggTCAGCTTCGGCTCACCCGCACCCAGGTTTTCA GAAAAAGATATTTGCCTCCTAGACAACAATAAATTAAGACAAAGGTTAAAACAGCTTCAAGATTTGCTTTACTTATATGAACTGCAACTGAAGGACATCCTGGAGAACACTTACCATAGAACAAAAAGTGGGCTGTTCTCAGGCAACAGGAGTGTGCAACATGAGATGCTCTTACCTACAACCAGTGGAAATTTGATAGTCTATGACCAAG ATTGCTCTGAAGTGTATAATCGGAAGAAGACCAAAAATGGCTACTACCGGATCAGGCCCAGAGCAGACCGAGAGCCTTTCCTGGCATACTGTGACATGTCTGATGGCGGGGGGTGGACTGTCATTCAACGACGGAGTAATGGCAAGGAGAATTTCAACAG GAAATGGGATGATTACAAATTGGGATTTGGGAAATTCCAGGGCAAGAATGATGAATACTGGCTGGGCAATGACCACATCTATGACCTGCTTGCTAGAG GAGAAAGCTCTTTAAAGATTGACCTGATGGACTGGCATGGGGAAAGACGTTATGCAGTCTATGAAAATTTCCAGCTTGCAAATGAGCAG GACAATTACAGGTTATGGTTTGGCACCTATTCTGGTAACGCTGGCGACGCTCTGTCTGGTGGGAGCAATTTTGAAGATCAGTGGTCAGCCTCTCACAGAGGGATGCAGTTCACCACATCTGACAAGGATCACGATCGATTCCTGGCAGGCAACTGTGCATCAGAGAACAAGGGCGGTTGGTGGTTTAACAG TTTTCAGGACTTCATTGGATAG
- the LOC141963928 gene encoding fibrinogen-like protein 1 isoform X1: MSEMMPWLLLLLLLVSFGSPAPRFSEKDICLLDNNKLRQRLKQLQDLLYLYELQLKDILENTYHRTKSGLFSGNRSVQHEMLLPTTSGNLIVYDQDCSEVYNRKKTKNGYYRIRPRADREPFLAYCDMSDGGGWTVIQRRSNGKENFNRKWDDYKLGFGKFQGKNDEYWLGNDHIYDLLARGESSLKIDLMDWHGERRYAVYENFQLANEQDNYRLWFGTYSGNAGDALSGGSNFEDQWSASHRGMQFTTSDKDHDRFLAGNCASENKGGWWFNRCHAVNLNGQYYRTGRYNGSHDNGIVWSTWHGMWYSLKYSAMKIRAPFFVDSESGDGENSQDS; this comes from the exons ATGAGTGAGATGATGCCCTggttgctgctgctccttctcctggTCAGCTTCGGCTCACCCGCACCCAGGTTTTCA GAAAAAGATATTTGCCTCCTAGACAACAATAAATTAAGACAAAGGTTAAAACAGCTTCAAGATTTGCTTTACTTATATGAACTGCAACTGAAGGACATCCTGGAGAACACTTACCATAGAACAAAAAGTGGGCTGTTCTCAGGCAACAGGAGTGTGCAACATGAGATGCTCTTACCTACAACCAGTGGAAATTTGATAGTCTATGACCAAG ATTGCTCTGAAGTGTATAATCGGAAGAAGACCAAAAATGGCTACTACCGGATCAGGCCCAGAGCAGACCGAGAGCCTTTCCTGGCATACTGTGACATGTCTGATGGCGGGGGGTGGACTGTCATTCAACGACGGAGTAATGGCAAGGAGAATTTCAACAG GAAATGGGATGATTACAAATTGGGATTTGGGAAATTCCAGGGCAAGAATGATGAATACTGGCTGGGCAATGACCACATCTATGACCTGCTTGCTAGAG GAGAAAGCTCTTTAAAGATTGACCTGATGGACTGGCATGGGGAAAGACGTTATGCAGTCTATGAAAATTTCCAGCTTGCAAATGAGCAG GACAATTACAGGTTATGGTTTGGCACCTATTCTGGTAACGCTGGCGACGCTCTGTCTGGTGGGAGCAATTTTGAAGATCAGTGGTCAGCCTCTCACAGAGGGATGCAGTTCACCACATCTGACAAGGATCACGATCGATTCCTGGCAGGCAACTGTGCATCAGAGAACAAGGGCGGTTGGTGGTTTAACAG GTGTCATGCTGTAAACCTCAACGGGCAATACTACAGAACAGGAAGGTACAATGGATCCCATGACAATGGCATAGTTTGGTCTACATGGCATGGGATGTGGTACTCGCTGAAATACTCAGCCATGAAAATCAGGGCTCCGTTCTTTGTTGACAGCGAGAGTGGAGACGGTGAgaacagtcaggacagctga
- the LOC141963928 gene encoding fibrinogen-like protein 1 isoform X3, with product MLLPTTSGNLIVYDQDCSEVYNRKKTKNGYYRIRPRADREPFLAYCDMSDGGGWTVIQRRSNGKENFNRKWDDYKLGFGKFQGKNDEYWLGNDHIYDLLARGESSLKIDLMDWHGERRYAVYENFQLANEQDNYRLWFGTYSGNAGDALSGGSNFEDQWSASHRGMQFTTSDKDHDRFLAGNCASENKGGWWFNRCHAVNLNGQYYRTGRYNGSHDNGIVWSTWHGMWYSLKYSAMKIRAPFFVDSESGDGENSQDS from the exons ATGCTCTTACCTACAACCAGTGGAAATTTGATAGTCTATGACCAAG ATTGCTCTGAAGTGTATAATCGGAAGAAGACCAAAAATGGCTACTACCGGATCAGGCCCAGAGCAGACCGAGAGCCTTTCCTGGCATACTGTGACATGTCTGATGGCGGGGGGTGGACTGTCATTCAACGACGGAGTAATGGCAAGGAGAATTTCAACAG GAAATGGGATGATTACAAATTGGGATTTGGGAAATTCCAGGGCAAGAATGATGAATACTGGCTGGGCAATGACCACATCTATGACCTGCTTGCTAGAG GAGAAAGCTCTTTAAAGATTGACCTGATGGACTGGCATGGGGAAAGACGTTATGCAGTCTATGAAAATTTCCAGCTTGCAAATGAGCAG GACAATTACAGGTTATGGTTTGGCACCTATTCTGGTAACGCTGGCGACGCTCTGTCTGGTGGGAGCAATTTTGAAGATCAGTGGTCAGCCTCTCACAGAGGGATGCAGTTCACCACATCTGACAAGGATCACGATCGATTCCTGGCAGGCAACTGTGCATCAGAGAACAAGGGCGGTTGGTGGTTTAACAG GTGTCATGCTGTAAACCTCAACGGGCAATACTACAGAACAGGAAGGTACAATGGATCCCATGACAATGGCATAGTTTGGTCTACATGGCATGGGATGTGGTACTCGCTGAAATACTCAGCCATGAAAATCAGGGCTCCGTTCTTTGTTGACAGCGAGAGTGGAGACGGTGAgaacagtcaggacagctga